A section of the Centropristis striata isolate RG_2023a ecotype Rhode Island chromosome 7, C.striata_1.0, whole genome shotgun sequence genome encodes:
- the LOC131974500 gene encoding LOW QUALITY PROTEIN: dematin-like (The sequence of the model RefSeq protein was modified relative to this genomic sequence to represent the inferred CDS: inserted 2 bases in 1 codon; deleted 1 base in 1 codon; substituted 1 base at 1 genomic stop codon), whose translation MFLSGSDQSAVRMMPKQLAQTSPGSVLSLRGPSVPGSPAAAIVARVEDGVIGYKDLAALPRDKAILDIERPDLMIYQPHYSYSPLERSLSPRSISPPPSPEKESREWLENRSPGGSSSGSTIQTSRTHSTHTPPTPNTPNTPHTHPSAAKSPLQHFHRPENGSNIYKKPPIYKQDVCVSSQLPQGKHIEDLIIESSKFPAAQPPDPNLPSKIETDYWPCPPSLAVIEKECRRKDQRDEDEEDGELEDELWGLRAMQKQELNKIQSNLGKIILKEELEKSAAPLRRKTRSLPDRSQHGSNTSRSVCFPASSKSGLSRVSLLSXHRPITAQLTDKCXDKRVCVCFQLQSAEFSSTEKTAADLQNGDSRMDRGNSLPSMLDQKICPYEVLVVTHRGRSKLPPGVDRTRLERHLSQEEFFSVFGMSIEEFDCLSLWKRNDLKKKVCLF comes from the exons caGCTGGCTCAGACGTCTCCAGGCAGTGTGTTGTCGCTAAGAGGGCCCAGCGTGCCGGGATCCCCTGCAGCCGCCATCgtg GCGCGGGTGGAGGACGGCGTGATCGGCTACAAGGACTTGGCGGCGTTACCGCGGGACAAAGCGATCCTGGACATCGAGAGGCCGGATCTGATGATCTACCAGCCGCACTACAGCTACAGCCCCCTTGAG CGCTCCCTGTCTCCTCgctccatctctcctcctccctccccagaG AAGGAGTCCCGGGAGTGGCTGGAGAACCGTTCTCCTGGAGGTTCCTCCTCCGGTTCCACCATCCAGACCAGCagaacacacagcacacacactccccccACGCCCAACACACCCAacacgccacacacacacccgtcTGCCGCCAAGAGCCCGCTGCAGCACTTCCACAGGCCCG AAAACGGCTCCAACATCTATAAGAAGCCTCCCATCTACAAACAAG atgtgtgtgtgtcctctcagCTCCCTCAGGGGAAACACATCGAGGATCTGATCATCGAGTCCTCAAAGTTTCCGGCCGCTCAGCCTCCGGACCCGAACCTGCCGTCCAAGATTGAGACGGACTACTGGCCCTGCCCCCCCTCCCTGGCTGTTATTG AGAAGGAGTGCAGGAGGAAGGACCAGAgggatgaggatgaggaggatggagagctGGAGGACGAGCTGTGGGGACTCAGAGCGATGCAGAAACAGGAACTCAACAAG ATTCAGTCCAATCTGGGAAAGATCATCCtgaaggaggagctggagaaaTCTGCGGCTCCTCTGAGGAGGAAAACTCGATCGCTGCCGGACCGCAGCCAGCACG GCTCCAACACGTCCAGGTCTGTGTGTTTCCCGGCGTCCTCTAAGAGCGGCCTGTCCAGGGTCAGTCTGCTGAG ACATCGTCCAATCACAGCGCAGCTTACTGACAAGTGCTGAGataaacgtgtgtgtgtttgt tttcagctgCAGTCGGCAGAGTTCAGCTCCACCGAGAAAACTGCTGcag ATCTTCAG aatGGAGACTCCAGGATGGACAGAGGAAACTCTCTCCCCAGCATGTTGGATCAGAag ATCTGCCCCTACGAGGTGCTGGTGGTGACCCACCGAGGACGCAGCAAACTTCCCCCCGGAGTGGACAGAACCAGACTGGAG cgccACCTCTCTCAGGAGGAGTTCTTCAGCGTGTTCGGGATGTCCATTGAGGAGTTCGACTGCCTCTCCCTCTGGAAGAGAAACGACCTGAAGAAGAAGGTCTGTCTCTTCTGA